A region of Paenibacillus sp. JNUCC-31 DNA encodes the following proteins:
- a CDS encoding inositol monophosphatase family protein, with translation MNEKEKTPYVVTSKSYTAVAINAASKAGEWIKSRLGTVGEPGTKYSPQDLVTEVDKGAEQMIRRLILTHFPHHAILGEEGVEPGPEASAKALKEAEEEEFLWIVDPVDGTTNFVHGFPFYSVSIALAHNGEVIVGVIYDPSRDEMFVAEKGKGAYVHGNRMVVSGEQELAQSLIAVGFPADTTYALPINMAAVQALAPQVRSLRAGGSAALHLAYVAAGRLSAYTEVGLKPWDIAAGALLVEESGGKVTDTVGTPYQLSVSHVVASNGKIHDALTDVLKEANATGLE, from the coding sequence TTGAATGAGAAGGAAAAAACACCTTATGTCGTGACAAGCAAAAGCTATACTGCCGTTGCCATTAATGCAGCTTCCAAAGCTGGAGAGTGGATCAAGAGCCGTCTCGGAACGGTGGGGGAACCCGGAACCAAGTATTCACCGCAGGATCTCGTTACCGAAGTCGATAAAGGAGCGGAACAGATGATCCGCCGCCTGATTCTGACGCATTTTCCCCATCATGCCATCCTGGGTGAAGAAGGCGTTGAACCGGGACCGGAAGCTTCGGCGAAAGCGCTGAAAGAAGCGGAGGAAGAAGAGTTCCTCTGGATTGTGGACCCGGTGGACGGAACGACGAACTTTGTACACGGTTTTCCGTTCTATTCGGTATCCATTGCTTTGGCCCATAACGGTGAGGTGATTGTGGGGGTAATTTACGATCCTTCCCGTGACGAAATGTTTGTTGCAGAAAAAGGAAAAGGCGCCTACGTCCACGGAAACCGCATGGTTGTGTCTGGTGAACAGGAACTGGCCCAGAGCCTGATCGCGGTTGGCTTCCCAGCGGATACGACCTACGCGTTGCCGATTAATATGGCCGCTGTCCAGGCACTTGCGCCGCAAGTGCGCAGTCTGCGGGCAGGCGGTTCTGCCGCCCTGCATTTGGCATATGTTGCAGCGGGTCGCCTCAGCGCTTATACCGAAGTTGGTCTGAAGCCATGGGATATCGCCGCAGGTGCACTGCTGGTTGAGGAATCCGGCGGCAAGGTTACCGATACCGTGGGGACGCCTTACCAGCTGTCCGTGAGTCATGTGGTTGCCAGCAATGGCAAGATTCATGATGCATTGACTGATGTGCTGAAGGAAGCAAACGCAACCGGTTTGGAGTGA
- a CDS encoding sensor histidine kinase, whose amino-acid sequence MRKIKNAFTTLPIHHKTILLIGLLMLISFTFYVSVLGYVFRIYDRQIYEKSSQVLNMSSVGIENQLREISNLSFKVMSDEPLQQYLLQLGKAETGYEQNGLRKKITNRLVAYAGSEKYVYSMIFIDNDNNIMAAGNREGISGAQQKELVALGQEYSGSNVWYTSGDQQARLLSVRQVKSFTGGAFTLEKLGTLVIRVRLDRIVQDQMQHPAEDSQLLITDGREVIYPTQSTVSEEELNSELKRTQPYGIAMFEKGRNFVARAHSSYTDWVYLYMTPFDQMFKQIQFVKQLVTVIFIMIFLAALVFGAKLSRSITQPIAQLIKKMRNIEKGDLDKLEEAALGNVPESSQNEVGLLHRTFKMMLQRIRELIDENYAKQLVIRETELKALQAQINPHFLYNTLESINWLAKVQKQHQISEMVEALGFLLRSSVNMSEKWITLERELDIVRSYVTIQRTRFEERLDFEMDIAPEVGTARIPKLTLQPLVENAIHYALEPSIDPCRIRIRARADGDNVVIEVEDDGPGMTPEFLEQLQEGRIQTRGQGIGLSNIKERIRLTFGDEGEMIMSSNPGSGTVVSIRIPWIREDDDDVQSDARR is encoded by the coding sequence ATGAGAAAAATTAAGAACGCTTTCACGACATTGCCCATTCATCACAAAACCATTCTTCTCATCGGACTTTTGATGTTGATCAGTTTCACGTTCTATGTATCTGTCCTCGGATATGTGTTCAGAATCTATGATCGACAGATCTATGAGAAATCGTCACAGGTACTTAATATGTCTTCCGTAGGCATTGAGAATCAGCTGCGCGAAATCTCTAATCTATCCTTTAAAGTCATGTCTGATGAGCCGCTCCAGCAATACCTTCTCCAGTTAGGAAAAGCCGAGACGGGATATGAGCAAAATGGGCTGCGTAAAAAAATTACCAATAGGTTAGTGGCTTATGCCGGCTCAGAGAAATATGTCTATTCCATGATTTTTATCGATAATGATAATAATATTATGGCGGCTGGGAACCGGGAGGGAATCTCTGGGGCACAGCAAAAGGAATTGGTTGCCCTAGGGCAGGAATATTCAGGTTCCAACGTCTGGTACACGAGTGGAGATCAACAAGCGAGACTGCTGTCTGTGAGACAGGTGAAGTCCTTTACCGGTGGAGCATTCACGCTGGAGAAGCTTGGTACACTCGTTATTCGTGTACGACTGGATCGGATTGTTCAGGACCAGATGCAGCACCCGGCAGAGGATTCACAGCTATTAATTACAGATGGCCGGGAAGTGATCTATCCCACGCAATCCACGGTAAGTGAAGAAGAGCTCAATTCGGAATTGAAGCGTACCCAGCCTTACGGGATTGCGATGTTTGAGAAGGGGAGAAATTTCGTTGCCCGTGCGCATTCATCCTATACGGATTGGGTGTATCTGTACATGACCCCCTTTGATCAGATGTTTAAACAGATCCAGTTTGTCAAACAGTTGGTGACGGTTATTTTTATCATGATTTTCCTAGCGGCACTTGTATTTGGGGCGAAGTTGTCCAGAAGCATTACCCAGCCCATCGCCCAGTTGATCAAGAAAATGCGCAATATTGAAAAAGGGGACCTCGACAAACTGGAAGAAGCTGCACTTGGCAACGTTCCGGAATCTTCACAAAATGAGGTCGGATTGCTGCATCGCACGTTCAAGATGATGTTACAGCGGATACGTGAACTCATTGATGAGAATTATGCAAAGCAACTGGTGATTCGTGAAACAGAATTGAAAGCGCTTCAGGCACAGATTAATCCACATTTTCTATATAACACACTGGAATCGATCAATTGGCTGGCCAAAGTACAGAAACAGCACCAGATTTCCGAAATGGTTGAAGCTCTCGGATTTTTGCTGCGCAGCTCGGTGAACATGTCCGAGAAGTGGATCACGCTGGAAAGAGAGCTTGATATCGTCCGCAGTTATGTGACCATCCAACGCACGCGATTTGAGGAAAGACTTGATTTTGAGATGGACATTGCTCCTGAAGTGGGGACGGCCCGCATTCCGAAATTAACTTTGCAGCCATTGGTTGAGAACGCAATTCATTATGCATTGGAGCCAAGTATTGACCCATGCCGGATTCGGATCAGGGCCAGAGCGGATGGAGACAACGTTGTTATTGAAGTGGAAGACGATGGTCCAGGCATGACTCCGGAATTTCTGGAGCAGTTGCAAGAAGGACGAATACAGACGAGGGGACAGGGGATCGGGCTGTCGAACATCAAGGAACGGATCAGATTGACCTTTGGCGACGAAGGCGAAATGATCATGAGCAGCAATCCCGGCTCAGGGACCGTAGTATCGATCAGAATACCTTGGATTAGAGAGGACGATGACGATGTACAAAGTGATGCTCGTAGATGA
- a CDS encoding carbohydrate ABC transporter permease, whose protein sequence is MRQYSSLRRNLTGYAFISPFIIGFLGFTLIPMFVSLYMSFTSYNLFTSPRWIGMDNYTKMFFDDPKYWNSVKVTFLYVFIGVPLRLVFALFVAMILNTGSRMVGTYRTLYYLPSIIGGSVAVSIMWRNLFSNEGVINSALTAIGIGPISWFGDPNASLVMLISLSVWQFGSSMLIFLAGLKNISPEMYEAAGVDGANPIRKFFGITLPLLSPIILFNLIMQTIGAFMTFVPAYIISKGEGGPMDGTMLYSLYLFRQAFMFNNMGYASAMAWIMLIMIGILTVAVFLTSKFWVFYESEGGK, encoded by the coding sequence TTGAGGCAGTATTCGTCGTTGCGCAGAAATTTAACCGGGTATGCATTTATAAGTCCGTTTATTATCGGTTTTCTGGGCTTTACACTCATCCCGATGTTTGTATCCCTGTACATGTCGTTTACGAGTTATAACCTGTTCACTTCCCCGCGCTGGATCGGGATGGACAACTACACCAAAATGTTTTTTGATGATCCGAAGTATTGGAACTCGGTGAAGGTAACGTTCCTGTACGTGTTCATTGGTGTACCGCTGAGGCTGGTCTTTGCGCTCTTTGTAGCCATGATCCTGAATACGGGGTCTCGTATGGTCGGAACGTATCGTACCTTGTACTACCTGCCATCGATTATTGGTGGTAGTGTGGCCGTATCGATTATGTGGCGTAATCTTTTTAGTAATGAAGGTGTCATCAACAGTGCATTAACGGCAATCGGAATTGGACCAATCAGTTGGTTTGGTGATCCGAATGCATCCTTGGTTATGCTGATCTCTCTATCTGTTTGGCAGTTCGGATCTTCCATGCTCATCTTTCTGGCGGGTCTGAAAAATATCTCACCCGAGATGTATGAGGCGGCAGGTGTGGACGGGGCAAACCCAATTCGCAAATTCTTCGGTATCACCCTACCGCTGCTCAGTCCAATCATCCTGTTCAACCTGATTATGCAAACGATTGGTGCATTCATGACCTTCGTACCTGCATATATCATTTCCAAAGGAGAGGGCGGTCCAATGGACGGTACCATGCTCTACTCGCTGTATTTGTTCCGTCAGGCCTTTATGTTTAACAACATGGGTTATGCTTCGGCCATGGCTTGGATCATGCTTATTATGATCGGTATACTCACAGTCGCGGTGTTCCTGACATCCAAGTTTTGGGTGTTTTATGAATCCGAAGGAGGGAAGTAA
- a CDS encoding ABC transporter substrate-binding protein encodes MVKKAIFLMMAALLVLTTACSSSGESGGTSADDSVTLRIAWWGSDARHEYTQKVIDLYKEKNPNVKIDVEYASFDDYWKKLAPQAAANQLPDIVQMDISYISQYAQNGQLEDLAPYLGNQIKVDDVSENVISTGVINDKQYGVPAGVNVLGFQYDPALLKKAGVDTFPENLTWETYEALGKETAAKGLFLDGGVAPDIFFHYFLRTKGLSLYNAEGTGLGYDDDKLFVEFFGLMRRMIEQGAAPSPDVANQTKGIIEESDLVKEKGIGVWQWSNQFVALQQVANRPLEIAPMPGPDMEKGLYMQPSMYWAVTSNSKVKEEAAKFIDFWVNDVEANKLIKGERGVPISGKIKEAIAPELSESTKQVFDFVAAMEPKASPMSPPPPVGSPEVIASLADVVEELNFGKITPEQAAATFRKNAESVLANNK; translated from the coding sequence ATGGTGAAAAAGGCAATATTCCTGATGATGGCGGCATTGCTGGTATTAACGACGGCATGCAGCAGCAGCGGAGAATCGGGCGGAACGTCTGCGGATGATTCGGTAACACTTCGTATCGCGTGGTGGGGATCGGATGCAAGGCACGAATACACACAGAAGGTCATTGACTTGTACAAAGAAAAAAATCCGAATGTCAAAATTGATGTGGAATATGCCTCATTCGACGACTACTGGAAAAAGCTTGCTCCACAAGCTGCCGCGAATCAGCTGCCGGACATTGTCCAAATGGATATTTCCTACATCAGCCAATACGCGCAGAATGGTCAGCTTGAGGATTTAGCGCCTTACCTGGGCAACCAGATCAAAGTGGACGACGTATCCGAAAACGTCATCAGCACTGGAGTAATCAATGATAAACAATACGGTGTACCTGCAGGGGTTAACGTATTGGGCTTCCAATATGACCCGGCTTTGCTGAAAAAAGCAGGAGTGGATACATTCCCGGAAAATTTGACTTGGGAAACTTACGAAGCACTGGGTAAGGAAACAGCCGCCAAAGGACTGTTTCTGGATGGGGGCGTTGCCCCGGATATTTTCTTCCACTATTTCCTGCGGACCAAAGGATTGTCTCTTTACAATGCAGAAGGAACCGGTCTTGGCTATGACGACGATAAACTGTTTGTTGAGTTCTTCGGATTAATGCGTCGGATGATCGAGCAGGGTGCAGCACCTTCACCGGATGTGGCTAACCAGACGAAAGGCATTATTGAAGAATCGGATTTAGTCAAAGAAAAAGGAATTGGTGTATGGCAGTGGTCGAACCAATTTGTAGCCTTGCAGCAGGTAGCCAACCGTCCATTGGAGATTGCTCCAATGCCAGGACCGGATATGGAAAAAGGACTCTATATGCAGCCAAGTATGTATTGGGCTGTAACATCCAATTCGAAAGTGAAGGAAGAAGCGGCCAAATTCATTGATTTCTGGGTGAATGATGTGGAAGCAAACAAACTGATCAAAGGTGAGCGTGGTGTGCCGATCTCCGGCAAAATCAAGGAAGCTATTGCGCCTGAGTTGAGTGAATCAACGAAACAGGTATTTGACTTTGTAGCGGCCATGGAGCCAAAGGCCTCTCCAATGAGCCCACCTCCACCTGTGGGTTCACCTGAAGTTATCGCTTCTCTGGCGGATGTCGTAGAGGAACTGAACTTTGGCAAGATTACACCGGAACAAGCAGCAGCGACATTCCGCAAAAACGCCGAATCTGTTCTTGCCAACAATAAATAA
- a CDS encoding sensory rhodopsin transducer, producing MTKDQTNASAHKTPSTGTGHTYWVIPDGYIPPDSMGRLESHESICVLNTGTADAQLQITIYFEDREPLEDIVSEVPARRTKHIRTASLRSGEQLIPVGVPYAITVSSNVPVIIQYSRLDTTQPELALMSVMAFPLDNQ from the coding sequence TTGACAAAGGATCAGACGAATGCTTCAGCACATAAAACACCTTCCACAGGGACAGGCCACACCTACTGGGTGATTCCCGATGGGTACATTCCGCCAGACAGCATGGGCAGACTGGAGAGTCACGAGAGCATCTGTGTTTTAAATACAGGTACAGCGGATGCACAACTGCAAATAACGATATACTTCGAAGACAGGGAACCGCTCGAAGACATCGTAAGTGAGGTGCCTGCACGGAGAACAAAGCATATCCGGACAGCGTCGCTGAGATCTGGTGAGCAACTTATCCCGGTAGGAGTACCCTATGCAATTACGGTCTCCAGCAATGTTCCTGTTATCATTCAATACAGTCGTTTGGATACAACCCAGCCCGAACTGGCACTGATGAGTGTCATGGCGTTTCCACTAGACAACCAATAG
- a CDS encoding stalk domain-containing protein has protein sequence MKRKRIWSNTAAGLTASMLAGMLLLASSAQPAQAADNSSIALPAGKTEASLSAKKDAIALTKEFRIVTLGDSITVGYEPNLKELPYGYVERLQQQGLLHGRTKVDNYGIAGLKSTGLKNFADAMKEIKAITSEAIQPSLPDPRAGQVGANIAAIRENVAGANLVAITIGGNDVSELLGTADKLSDAEMEAKVKELLSSYTANVSAVINDIHEINPNAKIVIADQYQPMPEVAGKELYAKLMEASQGFTATIDRIATEFSTKGIDVKVAHVAKEFVGGEGTMTHMIKDRDFHPNQLGYEAIAKVFAETIWGDYTKLAAPAAGQPMNIIVSGKTLDTPYKPIIRNGKNFVAIQDIVNAVGATTVWDNKTSTATITYGDRKVAVKIGATAVQVNGASVAVDTPAFLNKVGKESKTYVPLAMVAEGLGFDVQYVAKLKTVFVNP, from the coding sequence ATGAAGCGTAAACGTATATGGAGCAATACAGCGGCAGGTTTAACAGCCAGCATGCTGGCGGGTATGTTGTTGCTGGCATCTTCCGCACAGCCTGCGCAAGCCGCAGATAACAGCTCTATCGCATTGCCAGCTGGTAAAACCGAAGCATCCCTGTCTGCAAAGAAAGATGCAATCGCGTTAACCAAAGAATTCCGCATTGTCACTTTGGGGGATTCTATTACCGTCGGCTATGAGCCTAACCTGAAAGAACTGCCTTATGGTTATGTAGAACGGTTGCAACAACAAGGCCTGCTTCATGGACGTACCAAGGTGGACAACTATGGGATTGCGGGCTTGAAGAGCACGGGTCTGAAAAATTTTGCAGATGCGATGAAGGAAATTAAAGCAATCACATCCGAAGCGATCCAACCTTCTCTTCCTGATCCAAGAGCAGGACAAGTAGGTGCCAATATTGCTGCCATTCGGGAGAATGTAGCCGGGGCTAATCTCGTTGCAATCACGATTGGAGGTAATGATGTATCCGAGTTGCTCGGTACAGCAGATAAACTAAGTGATGCGGAAATGGAAGCAAAAGTAAAGGAATTACTATCTTCCTATACAGCAAATGTTAGCGCTGTGATTAATGATATTCATGAGATTAATCCCAATGCCAAAATCGTAATCGCAGATCAATACCAACCTATGCCAGAAGTAGCTGGTAAGGAGCTTTATGCGAAACTGATGGAAGCCTCTCAGGGATTCACTGCAACCATTGATCGTATTGCGACTGAATTTTCCACTAAAGGGATCGACGTAAAAGTGGCTCATGTTGCAAAGGAATTTGTAGGCGGTGAAGGCACGATGACTCACATGATTAAGGATCGCGATTTCCATCCGAATCAGTTGGGTTATGAAGCGATTGCCAAAGTGTTTGCAGAAACCATCTGGGGCGATTACACCAAGCTGGCTGCTCCTGCAGCAGGTCAACCGATGAATATTATCGTCAGTGGCAAAACGCTGGATACACCGTACAAACCAATCATCCGCAATGGCAAAAACTTTGTGGCGATCCAGGATATCGTGAACGCTGTTGGCGCAACCACGGTATGGGATAATAAAACCTCAACTGCAACCATTACATACGGAGACCGGAAGGTTGCCGTGAAGATCGGTGCCACGGCCGTTCAGGTGAATGGCGCATCCGTAGCTGTGGATACACCTGCATTCCTGAATAAGGTTGGTAAAGAGTCCAAAACCTATGTACCTCTTGCTATGGTAGCCGAGGGTCTTGGTTTTGATGTACAGTATGTAGCCAAGCTGAAAACCGTTTTTGTGAATCCGTAA
- a CDS encoding rhamnogalacturonan acetylesterase, with protein MKEAVTAWRFNFGPDLGIENYPAGYLNISAGTVYEEQGGYGFETGSLVYEKQRISEDEGTNTSKVNYGTQGKTTGFARLRSGFCIPLKASFIVDVPDGTYQVLLIAGDELAETITRVKAGEGRLMLPTIRTLPGQWAEVRFSVVVHGGKLRLSFSGPAPRVNALEITLANQTMTVFLAGDSTVTDQPESGYPYCGWGQLLPAQFKHDVAVDNHAQSGRSSRSFINEGRLDAMMEHIKPEDFLFIQFGHNDEKPGPERGTEPFTTYKQYLKKYIDAAREAKAHPVLVTPVHRRYFADDGTLTDTHGDYIVAVRELAEEEGVPLIDLAERSRLLFEQAGVEGSKEDFMWVLPGEFVNFPAGVEDNTHFQERGAHRLAAQVAEAIRELRLQPLQMYLR; from the coding sequence GTGAAAGAGGCGGTTACCGCCTGGAGGTTCAATTTTGGACCGGACTTGGGAATAGAGAACTACCCTGCGGGTTATCTGAACATATCCGCTGGCACAGTTTATGAAGAACAAGGTGGATATGGATTTGAAACCGGTTCTCTTGTGTATGAGAAACAACGGATTAGTGAAGACGAAGGGACGAATACCAGCAAGGTAAATTACGGAACTCAGGGAAAGACCACCGGGTTTGCACGATTGCGATCAGGCTTCTGCATTCCGCTTAAGGCATCTTTCATCGTTGACGTACCCGATGGAACCTATCAAGTATTACTTATAGCAGGAGATGAACTGGCGGAAACAATCACCCGAGTGAAGGCGGGTGAAGGCAGATTAATGCTGCCAACCATTCGCACGCTTCCCGGGCAATGGGCAGAGGTCCGGTTCTCGGTTGTGGTTCATGGCGGGAAGCTTAGACTGTCGTTCTCGGGGCCCGCTCCGCGGGTTAATGCATTGGAGATCACGCTTGCGAATCAAACCATGACTGTATTCCTCGCCGGTGATTCCACGGTGACTGACCAGCCAGAGAGTGGGTATCCGTACTGTGGATGGGGCCAGTTGTTGCCTGCGCAGTTCAAGCATGATGTGGCTGTAGATAATCATGCCCAGTCGGGCCGAAGTTCCCGCAGCTTTATTAATGAAGGCAGGCTGGACGCCATGATGGAGCACATCAAGCCGGAAGATTTTCTGTTTATTCAATTTGGACATAACGATGAGAAGCCGGGCCCTGAGCGGGGAACGGAGCCTTTCACAACATATAAGCAATATCTGAAAAAGTATATTGATGCTGCCCGCGAAGCCAAGGCCCATCCGGTGCTCGTGACCCCTGTGCATCGGCGATATTTCGCCGATGACGGAACATTGACCGACACCCATGGTGATTATATCGTCGCTGTGCGTGAGCTGGCCGAGGAAGAAGGGGTGCCGCTGATCGATCTGGCTGAGCGCAGCCGTCTTCTGTTCGAGCAGGCGGGAGTTGAAGGCAGCAAGGAAGATTTTATGTGGGTGCTGCCGGGTGAGTTTGTGAACTTCCCAGCAGGCGTGGAGGATAACACGCATTTTCAGGAGCGCGGTGCCCACCGCCTCGCTGCCCAGGTGGCGGAAGCCATCCGCGAGCTGCGATTGCAGCCGCTGCAAATGTATTTGAGGTAA
- a CDS encoding response regulator transcription factor, with translation MYKVMLVDDERVILEGISQVVDWAAAGTELVDTARNGIEALDKISQSRPDIIITDISMPGLDGLGLIEKASEAYPGLRFIMLSGYKEFEYARRAMQYGVKHYLLKPCNENQIHDALAELLQEQQDAQVKEHVAGEMKQRLQRVLPHVKEQFLLEFMTNRTYGPVDLEYYQELFDLELEANEVRLLLFRIADEHDYSHLFAIKNIASDLLPHVLLSTTIEGKLLILLADAADPARLKASIEEVRAAFTRLYKLEVTAALSEADRMIQSRRLFREALQCLNHRFFIGEGKLITKSDLELAGECDGVHVEQDAEQLCQLIKSGNTEEAAAEVDRLFDLLSGQQLEIGITRSYVVQLYSAMIHVCPPEEAAEFTQRMADLSHIDTLSGLKSFVASSAARLTSGYYKNHISRQSSAVEKMMDIVDRHYGEADLSLNGVAHQMLYMNPDYLGKIFKKVTGENFSNYVNRLRIERACDHIRRGGDVKVFELAELFGFGGNSQYFSQVFKKWTGMTPTEFRRIGI, from the coding sequence ATGTACAAAGTGATGCTCGTAGATGATGAACGTGTCATTCTGGAGGGAATTTCGCAAGTCGTGGACTGGGCCGCAGCGGGAACAGAGCTGGTGGATACCGCGAGAAACGGAATTGAGGCACTGGACAAAATCAGTCAGTCCAGACCGGATATTATCATTACGGATATATCCATGCCGGGTCTGGATGGTCTTGGACTAATTGAAAAGGCGTCCGAAGCTTATCCTGGACTTCGCTTTATCATGTTATCCGGTTATAAGGAGTTCGAATATGCCCGCCGGGCCATGCAATATGGGGTAAAGCATTATCTGCTCAAACCGTGTAATGAGAACCAGATTCATGATGCTTTGGCTGAACTGCTTCAGGAACAGCAGGATGCTCAGGTGAAGGAACATGTGGCAGGAGAAATGAAACAACGGCTGCAGCGTGTGCTTCCACATGTGAAGGAGCAGTTCCTGCTGGAGTTTATGACCAACCGGACCTATGGTCCGGTCGACTTGGAGTATTACCAGGAGCTGTTTGATCTTGAACTTGAGGCTAACGAAGTTCGACTGCTGCTGTTCCGGATTGCGGATGAACATGATTATAGTCACCTGTTTGCGATCAAAAATATTGCCAGTGATCTGCTGCCTCATGTTCTGTTAAGCACCACTATTGAAGGCAAGCTGTTAATTCTGCTAGCTGACGCTGCCGATCCTGCGAGGCTGAAGGCGAGCATCGAGGAAGTGCGGGCTGCCTTTACGAGACTGTACAAGTTGGAAGTCACGGCTGCACTCAGTGAAGCGGATCGAATGATTCAGTCCCGGCGTTTGTTTCGGGAGGCGCTGCAATGTCTGAATCACCGCTTTTTTATCGGTGAAGGCAAGTTGATTACCAAAAGTGATCTGGAGCTGGCCGGGGAATGCGACGGGGTGCATGTTGAGCAGGATGCAGAGCAGCTGTGCCAGTTAATTAAGTCAGGCAACACAGAGGAAGCCGCAGCTGAAGTGGATCGTTTGTTTGATCTTCTGTCCGGCCAACAGCTTGAAATTGGGATTACCCGTTCTTATGTGGTGCAGCTGTATTCCGCCATGATCCATGTCTGTCCACCTGAGGAGGCGGCGGAGTTCACGCAGCGCATGGCAGATTTGTCTCATATTGATACGTTGTCTGGCTTGAAGTCCTTTGTCGCCAGCAGTGCAGCCCGATTAACCTCCGGTTATTACAAAAACCATATTAGCCGCCAGTCTTCTGCTGTGGAGAAGATGATGGATATCGTGGATCGTCATTATGGGGAAGCGGATCTTTCCCTGAATGGAGTCGCTCACCAGATGTTGTATATGAATCCAGATTATCTCGGTAAAATTTTTAAAAAAGTGACGGGCGAGAACTTCTCCAACTATGTCAATCGTTTGCGTATTGAACGAGCCTGCGATCATATTCGCAGAGGTGGGGATGTGAAGGTATTTGAGCTTGCCGAACTGTTTGGTTTCGGGGGCAACTCGCAATATTTTAGCCAAGTGTTCAAAAAATGGACCGGTATGACACCGACCGAATTCCGTAGAATCGGCATATAA
- a CDS encoding carbohydrate ABC transporter permease has translation MVWRNVKWPIYHLFVAALALLMLYPVLWMLFSSFKESRTIFVTAESLFPTEWIWSNYVDGWKGAGGRPFMDYITNSLVIVVISTIGAVLSSSLIAFGFARLNFKGRNFWFSLMMLTLMLPHDVVLVPQYIIFTKLGWLNTILPIVVPTFFGMPFFIFLMVQFIRTIPKELDEAATIDGCNKFRLYVQIIMPLIKSSLATAAIFSFYWRWEDLLGPVLYLNSPEKYTVSMALKMFLDSESASNWGAMFAMSIVSLVPVVAVFFIFQKQIVQGMSTSGLKG, from the coding sequence ATGGTTTGGAGAAATGTAAAATGGCCCATTTATCATCTGTTCGTTGCAGCTTTGGCCCTCCTGATGCTCTATCCGGTGCTTTGGATGCTGTTCAGCTCCTTCAAGGAAAGCCGCACCATCTTCGTGACTGCTGAGTCCCTGTTTCCCACGGAATGGATTTGGAGTAACTATGTGGATGGTTGGAAAGGTGCAGGCGGAAGACCGTTTATGGATTACATTACCAACTCTTTAGTTATCGTGGTCATTTCCACGATTGGTGCCGTGTTATCCTCGTCGTTGATCGCTTTCGGTTTTGCACGGCTCAACTTCAAGGGGCGTAACTTCTGGTTCTCCCTGATGATGCTGACCCTGATGTTGCCGCATGATGTTGTACTTGTACCTCAATATATTATCTTTACAAAGCTTGGATGGCTAAATACCATTCTGCCGATTGTTGTACCGACCTTTTTCGGGATGCCGTTCTTCATCTTCCTGATGGTTCAGTTCATTCGTACCATTCCGAAAGAGTTGGATGAGGCAGCTACGATTGATGGATGTAATAAGTTCAGGTTATATGTGCAGATTATTATGCCGCTTATCAAGTCATCTCTCGCAACAGCTGCAATCTTTTCCTTCTACTGGAGATGGGAAGATTTGCTCGGTCCGGTGCTGTATCTGAATTCGCCTGAGAAATATACTGTATCCATGGCGTTGAAAATGTTCCTGGATAGCGAATCTGCCTCCAACTGGGGAGCGATGTTTGCGATGTCCATCGTTAGTCTCGTACCTGTGGTGGCCGTATTCTTCATCTTCCAGAAACAAATTGTACAGGGCATGAGCACCAGCGGTTTGAAAGGTTAA